A stretch of DNA from Desulfovibrio gilichinskyi:
TGGACCTATCTGCAAACACTTCGTAAATAGTTTTTCCAATAATTTTGTCTTCATTTAATATTCCGGATTGTTCTAAAAAAGCTTTGTTGACAGCGATGTATCTGAAGGATGTGTCTTTGATAATTGCAGTATGGTCTGCACTGTTCAAAAATAACTGAATGAGGTTAGACTGCTCTAAAAGATTAGCAGTATCACCGTCAGTTTCGTTTTTAATGCACTCGGCAGCTTTGTGAATTTTATTTTTCATTATTTTTATGGTGATCTCAGTTGATATATTAAGTCTTAATCAGGATAACATTGATATGAATCATCCGCAATAATGTTGTGGAATTAGTCTGCCTTAAGAGGTGATACGGCCTTAATTGAAATTGATGATACCATTATGCGTGCCAGTGGTAATCCTACAACACTTATAATCATATTTTCACCTTAACTGGCTTTAATTATTGTCATAGTTTAGCCTGTGTGGGGATTTGTGTGGTAGCATTCGGTGTCATGCTTTACTCAAAAGTACTTATGGCTCTGTTCATGATGATACCAGACTTATTTCACATATTTTTTTATAATTCGATCTCTGGCACCTGTTGCCAAGACTTCTTCTAAAGATTCCTGTATCTTTACGATAATCTTATCAGGAGTATCTTTGTTTGCTATCATGTAGTAACCGCCTTCCTCAGATAGTAGGTATGCAATTTCAAGCTCTGAATACTTGTATCCTAACCTATTAATTTGATAGGCCAAATCCAAGGGGTCTCCCGGGATAAGATCGACTCGTTGTTTAAATAACATTTTCAATAATTGCTCAGATTTACTTACTAAATGATAATTATACTTATGAAAGCCATTGGTTGTAAAAAACTGTTCAATGGATCCCCCCGAGAGGACTCCTGTATAATATTTCTTAATATCTTCTAAATCATCAATTTGTATATCAGTTCTATTTTTTAATTTATAAAGATATACTCTTCTGGGATGGAGAGGGCCAATCCATGCGAACATATCTTCGCGTTGCGGAATACGTGCCACTGTAAAGAGCATAGTATTTGGTTTTTTTTGCACAGTAATTAGGGCTCTTTTAAAAGGATATATCACAAGTTTGTATCTAATTTTAGCCTT
This window harbors:
- a CDS encoding substrate-binding periplasmic protein, which gives rise to MSCQWKIKSFKVLIIILLLGIVGNAQAHELTIFVENWPPYHFEQNNKIVGISTELIEAALQKAKIRYKLVIYPFKRALITVQKKPNTMLFTVARIPQREDMFAWIGPLHPRRVYLYKLKNRTDIQIDDLEDIKKYYTGVLSGGSIEQFFTTNGFHKYNYHLVSKSEQLLKMLFKQRVDLIPGDPLDLAYQINRLGYKYSELEIAYLLSEEGGYYMIANKDTPDKIIVKIQESLEEVLATGARDRIIKKYVK